In a single window of the Papaver somniferum cultivar HN1 chromosome 8, ASM357369v1, whole genome shotgun sequence genome:
- the LOC113301963 gene encoding uncharacterized protein LOC113301963 — MEATALTNHIFSTFSSHSSSSQASSTHHYHSLLPTTISLKNHKRILSSKVSVSSPRSHFNRRNFIICSSVNGIEETVKDVPIEKQFPAYPTVMDINKIREILPHRFPFLLVDRVIEYNAGVSAVAIKNVTINDNFFPGHFPERPIMPGVLMIEAMAQVGGVVMLQPEVGGSQQNFFFAGIDKVRFRKPVIAGDTLVMRMTLIKLQKRFGIAKMEGKAYVGGEVVCEGEFLMATGSSE, encoded by the exons ATGGAAGCTACGGCTCTAACAAATCACATATTCTCAACATTCTCATCTCATTCATCTTCATCTCAGGCTTCATCAACTCATCATTATCATTCCTTATTACCTACTACCATTTCActtaaaaatcataaaagaattttgTCATCTAAAGTTTCAGTTTCTAGCCCTAGATCTCATTTCAACCGAAGAAATTTCATTATCTGTTCTTCTGTCAATGGAATAGAAGAAACTGTCAAAGATGTTCCAATTGAGAAGCAATTTCCTGCATACCCAACTGTGATGGATATTAACAAGATTCGCGAAATTCTACCTCATAGGTTTCCATTTCTATTGGTTGATAGAGTGATTGAATACAATGCTGGAGTTTCAGCAGTTGCAATTAAGAATGTAACAATCAATGATAATTTCTTTCCTGGCCATTTCCCAGAAAGACCAATTATGCCTGGAGTTCTCATGATTGAG GCCATGGCTCAGGTTGGAGGTGTGGTGATGTTACAACCAGAAGTGGGTGGGTCTCAACAAAACTTTTTCTTTGCAGGAATTGACAAAGTGAGGTTCAGGAAACCAGTGATTGCAGGGGATACCCTGGTTATGAGGATGACCCTTATTAAATTACAGAAACGTTTTGGAATAGCTAAGATGGAAGGGAAGGCATACGTTGGGGGTGAGGTAGTATGTGAGGGTGAGTTCTTGATGGCTACTGGTTCTAGTGAATGA